A stretch of Candidatus Bathyarchaeia archaeon DNA encodes these proteins:
- the ala gene encoding alanine dehydrogenase, with protein METLLLSDDEVKGLILMRDVMDAVELAFREKGLGRVQMPPKIYLFFSKYNGDLRAMPSYLEEMNIAAVKVVNVHPENKKRHGLPTVMAVIILVDPRSGFPLAIMSGTTITNMRTGAAGGIAAKYLARRNSRVVGLVGAGVQAKTQLAALLEVFGSFDEVRVWSRSEETKTRFREEATANYGHLCRVVAAKSIEDAVRGADIIVTTTPSRAPLVMDEWVQPGAHFNCIGADAPGKEELDPLILKRAKIVVDDWEQASHSGEINVPLSMGTISKGDVWAEIGEIVAGLKPGRISESEITVFVSTGLAIQDAVTANMVYKRASERGVGKRIKLV; from the coding sequence TTGGAAACCCTTCTATTGAGTGATGACGAGGTTAAAGGGCTTATCTTGATGAGGGATGTTATGGACGCTGTTGAGCTAGCTTTTAGAGAGAAGGGTCTTGGCAGGGTTCAGATGCCGCCGAAAATATACCTGTTTTTCAGCAAATATAATGGTGATCTAAGAGCGATGCCCTCTTACCTAGAGGAGATGAATATAGCCGCTGTTAAGGTCGTGAACGTCCATCCGGAAAATAAGAAGAGGCATGGTCTGCCAACGGTTATGGCCGTAATAATCCTCGTGGATCCTAGAAGCGGCTTCCCATTAGCGATCATGAGCGGAACAACCATAACCAATATGCGCACAGGGGCGGCTGGAGGCATAGCTGCAAAATATCTCGCAAGAAGGAATTCGAGAGTTGTCGGGCTGGTTGGCGCCGGGGTTCAGGCCAAGACGCAGCTGGCAGCTCTCCTAGAGGTTTTTGGCTCCTTTGATGAGGTTAGGGTTTGGAGCAGAAGCGAGGAGACGAAGACAAGGTTTAGAGAGGAGGCTACAGCTAACTACGGGCATTTATGTAGGGTTGTGGCAGCTAAAAGTATTGAGGACGCTGTTAGGGGAGCCGATATAATCGTGACTACGACGCCTTCTAGGGCTCCACTCGTCATGGATGAGTGGGTTCAGCCTGGAGCGCACTTCAACTGCATAGGTGCAGATGCGCCCGGCAAGGAGGAGCTAGACCCATTGATACTTAAGAGGGCTAAAATAGTCGTCGACGACTGGGAGCAAGCATCGCATAGCGGGGAAATAAATGTCCCCTTAAGCATGGGGACAATCTCTAAGGGCGACGTTTGGGCTGAGATTGGAGAAATAGTTGCTGGGTTAAAGCCCGGAAGAATAAGCGAGAGCGAAATAACGGTTTTTGTCTCAACCGGGCTGGCGATACAGGACGCTGTTACAGCAAACATGGTTTATAAAAGAGCCTCGGAGCGAGGAGTTGGTAAAAGAATCAAGTTAGTTTAA
- a CDS encoding DUF99 family protein, with protein sequence MRLHIHKKAFRALGVSESFIRELSDKSILAGVVSRSDGIIDGFTFSRATLGGMDATEKIIGMYRALERDDINVLMLNGCVISWYNVVDLQRVYEETAKPLICVTYEESEGLDKYFLELFPEDCEKRIEIYHRNGPRTLVKLHTGHEVYIRFYGMRLEEAKGILNKFTLHGAIPEPLRVARLLARGIMKTLYTN encoded by the coding sequence TTGCGCCTACACATACATAAGAAAGCCTTCCGAGCGCTCGGCGTATCAGAGAGCTTCATTAGAGAGTTAAGCGACAAATCCATCCTCGCCGGCGTAGTCTCAAGAAGCGACGGGATAATAGACGGCTTCACCTTCTCAAGGGCCACTTTAGGCGGAATGGATGCAACCGAGAAGATTATAGGTATGTATAGGGCTCTGGAGAGAGACGATATTAACGTTTTAATGCTTAACGGCTGCGTGATAAGCTGGTACAACGTAGTTGACTTACAGAGGGTTTACGAGGAAACCGCTAAACCGCTTATATGCGTAACATACGAGGAGTCCGAGGGCTTAGACAAATACTTTCTAGAACTGTTTCCAGAGGACTGCGAGAAACGCATAGAAATCTACCATAGGAATGGTCCAAGAACCCTAGTGAAGCTCCATACCGGGCATGAAGTGTACATTAGGTTTTACGGAATGAGGTTAGAGGAGGCGAAGGGTATACTCAATAAGTTTACGCTGCACGGCGCAATACCGGAGCCGCTTAGAGTGGCGAGGCTATTGGCTAGAGGAATAATGAAAACACTCTACACTAACTAG
- the ade gene encoding adenine deaminase, which yields MKELIDACLGRSPLDLLISGQIVNVYSGDISDGYIGVKSGLIVYVGVKPKPAKERLDFPSKYVLPAYIDGHVHIESSLMTPRIFARAVVPHGTCCVVADPHEIANVLGLDGVKFMLEDSEKTPLKFYFMIPSSVPSTDFETSGAEIGVEEVKVLKSFRRILGLGEVMNYMGVVKGDRSILDKIEACRNMIIDGHAPGLRGEVLCAYTLAGIMSDHEALSLEEAREKLSLGMWIMIREGSTAKALSRLAGIVSKRCPERAMLVTDDRHAGDIVREGHVDHCLRRAVEEGIDPVDAVRMVTLKPAEYFRLKHLGALSPGKSADIVIVNNLRDFMAETVLIDGVVVARGGAYLYVEEEKPKRIALGSVNIGEISVEDLKIRHPRIKHGRAVARAIGLIENQIYTEETHCEVNVVEGEVKPDPDSDMLEICVVERHRGSGRIGKGFVIGFGLRSGAMASTVAHDSHNIVAVGADVRDIHRAILRLKEINGGLVVVKDGKVVTELPLTVAGLMAALEAEEISQRTEALEEAASNMGCRIKSPFTALSFLSLPVVPKLKITDYGLIDAENLKVVDLFIG from the coding sequence ATGAAGGAACTTATAGACGCTTGCCTAGGGCGTTCGCCCCTAGACTTATTAATCTCCGGCCAAATCGTTAACGTCTACAGCGGAGACATCTCCGACGGCTACATCGGCGTAAAGAGCGGCTTAATAGTGTACGTTGGCGTCAAACCCAAACCCGCAAAAGAGCGGCTTGATTTCCCATCTAAATATGTTCTGCCAGCCTACATCGATGGACACGTCCACATAGAGAGCTCGCTCATGACCCCTAGAATATTTGCTAGAGCAGTTGTACCCCACGGCACATGCTGCGTTGTCGCTGATCCACATGAAATAGCCAATGTTCTAGGTTTAGATGGCGTAAAATTCATGCTCGAAGACTCCGAGAAAACGCCTCTAAAATTCTACTTTATGATACCGTCATCAGTCCCATCAACGGACTTCGAAACATCGGGAGCAGAGATAGGCGTAGAGGAAGTAAAGGTGCTTAAGAGTTTTAGACGCATCCTAGGTTTAGGTGAAGTCATGAACTACATGGGCGTAGTGAAGGGGGATAGAAGTATCCTAGATAAGATAGAGGCTTGTAGAAACATGATTATTGATGGGCATGCGCCTGGCCTGAGGGGAGAAGTCCTTTGCGCCTACACTCTCGCCGGAATCATGTCAGATCACGAAGCCCTAAGCCTAGAAGAAGCCAGAGAGAAGCTCTCGCTTGGAATGTGGATCATGATACGTGAAGGCTCAACGGCAAAAGCCCTATCAAGGCTCGCTGGAATAGTTTCTAAACGCTGCCCCGAAAGAGCCATGCTTGTAACAGATGATAGGCATGCAGGCGACATAGTCCGCGAGGGGCACGTAGACCACTGCTTAAGGAGGGCTGTTGAGGAGGGCATAGACCCCGTGGACGCTGTCAGAATGGTTACGCTTAAGCCCGCAGAATACTTTAGGCTAAAGCATCTAGGAGCCCTCTCACCCGGAAAATCCGCCGACATCGTCATCGTGAATAATTTAAGGGACTTTATGGCTGAAACCGTCCTAATAGACGGTGTGGTCGTGGCTAGAGGAGGCGCATACCTATACGTTGAGGAGGAGAAGCCTAAGAGAATCGCTCTAGGCTCAGTGAACATTGGGGAAATAAGCGTTGAAGACCTAAAGATTAGGCATCCGAGAATTAAACATGGGAGAGCGGTTGCCAGAGCCATAGGCTTGATTGAAAACCAAATATACACGGAGGAGACTCACTGCGAAGTGAATGTTGTTGAGGGCGAGGTTAAACCCGATCCAGATAGCGATATGCTGGAGATCTGTGTAGTTGAGAGGCACAGGGGCTCAGGGAGGATTGGGAAAGGGTTTGTGATAGGCTTCGGCCTTAGGAGCGGAGCCATGGCGTCAACGGTCGCCCACGACTCGCACAACATCGTCGCTGTTGGAGCAGACGTCCGAGACATCCATAGGGCTATTTTAAGGCTTAAAGAGATTAACGGAGGCTTAGTAGTAGTTAAGGATGGAAAAGTTGTCACTGAGCTTCCGCTCACAGTAGCGGGGTTGATGGCTGCCTTAGAAGCCGAAGAGATATCCCAGAGGACTGAAGCCCTAGAGGAAGCCGCCTCGAACATGGGCTGTAGAATTAAAAGCCCCTTCACCGCTCTATCCTTTCTCTCGCTACCCGTTGTCCCGAAACTTAAGATAACGGATTACGGGCTTATTGACGCAGAGAACCTTAAGGTCGTAGACCTCTTTATCGGCTAG
- the alaXM gene encoding alanyl-tRNA editing protein AlaXM — protein MTKALYLEDSYLKECDATVVKVADGKYIILDQTVFYPRGGGQPHDTGKIIRGDENFNVIYVTKIGDEISHEVDREGLKAGDKVHCIINWDRRYRLMRSHTASHVFASLVCNETGALVTGNQIEEDKVRFDFSLERLDKDIIIKCVEKANELFRKDIEVKWYELPREEALKIPGVVKMAEAFPPNIPKLRIVEVVGVDRQADGGTHVRNLREVGQIKLLKFESKGRLNKRVYFTLEP, from the coding sequence TTGACTAAGGCCCTCTACCTAGAGGATAGCTACCTTAAGGAATGCGATGCAACGGTGGTTAAGGTCGCCGACGGCAAATACATTATTTTAGACCAAACAGTCTTCTATCCCAGAGGCGGAGGACAACCCCACGACACAGGAAAAATAATACGTGGAGACGAAAACTTCAACGTCATCTACGTCACAAAGATAGGCGACGAGATCTCACATGAAGTTGACAGAGAGGGCTTAAAAGCCGGCGACAAAGTCCACTGCATCATCAATTGGGATAGGCGATACAGGCTTATGCGCAGCCACACAGCCTCCCACGTCTTCGCATCACTGGTCTGCAACGAGACAGGCGCCCTCGTAACCGGAAACCAGATTGAAGAGGATAAGGTTCGCTTCGACTTCAGCCTAGAGCGCCTAGATAAAGACATCATCATAAAGTGCGTGGAGAAAGCCAACGAGCTATTCAGAAAAGACATAGAGGTTAAATGGTACGAGCTGCCCAGAGAAGAAGCCCTAAAAATACCCGGAGTAGTTAAGATGGCTGAAGCCTTCCCGCCAAACATACCCAAGCTGCGCATTGTTGAGGTTGTCGGCGTAGATAGGCAGGCGGACGGCGGAACCCACGTCAGAAACCTAAGAGAGGTCGGCCAGATAAAGCTGCTGAAATTTGAGAGCAAGGGCAGGCTGAACAAGCGCGTCTACTTCACCCTAGAACCCTAA